GAAAGCTTGGCAGGAAATAAATGGGCAGCGGGTACCGGTGACGTGTGCCTTTGTGCTGGAGAAAAACGTAGTCAGCTTCCGATTGGGCACTTATGACTCCCGCCAACCTCTCATCATCGACCCCACGGTCATTTTTTCCTCCTTCACCGGCTCCACTGCTGATAACTGGGGCTACACAGCTACTTATGACGCGCAAGGCAACATGTACTCCGGCGGTATCGTGTTCGGGCTGGGCTATCCGGCGTCTCCGGGAGCCTTTAGCCAAAGCTTTGGGGGCGGAGTTGATGTCGCTATTATCAAATACAACACAAGTGCGCGCGGCAGTGCCGCCCGCTTGTATGCCACGTACCTGGGGGGCAATTTGATTGACGCTCCGCATAGCCTGGTGGTGAACAGTCAGAACGAGCTGATTATTCTGGGCTCCACGGGTTCCAGCAACTTCCCCGTTTCCCGTACCACGTTCGACGATTCCTTCAACGGCGGGCCCCGGGTTGATCCACAGGCCGGCGGACCAGGAATGAATTATGATGCGGGAGCCGACATATTTTTGGCCAAGCTCAATAGCACCGGCAGCACGCTGGTAGCTTCCACTTTTATCGGCGGAAGCGGCACAGACGGTATTATTCAAGGTAATACAGGACTGACCCAAAACTATGGCGACGAATTTCGGGGTGATGTAATTACCGATACGGAAGGAAACGTGTACATCGCCTCTACCACTACGAGCACGAACTTTCCCGCCCGCAATAGTTTTCGCAATGCTCCCTTGGGGGCAATTCTGATGCGGTTGTCTTGAAGCTGTCCGCCGATTTTCGCACGGTGGTTTGGGCAAGCTACTTGGGAGGTTCCGGAGCCGATGGCGCCTATTCTATCCAGATAGACGACGACCGTAACGTATATGTAAGCGGCGGCACCACCAGTACAAACTTAGCGGGTACTAGCGGTCGATATCAGCCCCAGCTGCGCGGTGGTGTCGATGGGTTTGTGGCGCGCATCAGCAGCGATGGCTTGGCTTTAACGCACGCTACCTACGTGGGCACTCCCGAAACGGACCAAACGTACTTCCTGCAATTAGACGCTGTTGCCAACATCTATATATTAGGTCAGACGCGGGGTAGTTTTCCCCGCACGCCTGGTTTGTACGGTGTCGATAACGGCCGTCAGTTTGTGCAGAAGCTTGACAATACGCTCACCACGAGTTTGTATTCGACCACCTTTGGCAGCGGTCGTGCCGCCCCCGACTTATCGCTGACAGCTTTCTTGGTTGATGATTGCGAGCGTATCTACGTGAGTGGTTGGGGAGGTAGTACTAATTCCAACGGCGGTAATACGCAAGGCTTGCCTACTACCGCCGATGCCTCGCAGCGCACCACCGACGGCTCCGACTTCTACATCGTCCAGTTTACGCCCGGTATGAAGGCCATAGAATACGCCACTTTTTTTGGTCAGAATGGCGGCCGGGGCGAACACGTCGACGGCGGCACTTCTCGCTTTGATAAGCGTGGCGCCATCTACCAAGCCGTCTGCGGGGGCTGCGGAGGCAGTTCTGGCTTTCCCGTGCCACCGGGGGCCAATTATTATAGCACCACCAATAATGCAGGCAACTGCAATAACGCCGCGTTCAAAATTGACTTTGCGGCCCAGGTTGTAAATCCGGGGCCCAATCGTACGGTGTGCTACAACGCCGGGCCGCAACGCTTGGGCGGCACTCCAACTGGTGGCATCTGGAGCGGCCCCGGCGTAACAGCCATTGCTGGCGGAGGCTATCAGTTTACTCCCAGTGCTTCCTTAGTGGGCCGCAATACACTAACTTATACCGTGAACACAACGGGGGTATGCTTAAGCACTAAGCTGCTGCGCATGACGGTAACCCCCGAAGCGGTTATCACATTTGCCCCCCCGGCCATCGTGTGTAGCAATACTACTGCTGTGCCGCTCACCGCTACACCCGCCGGTGGCACCTTCAGCGGGCGCGGCGTCACGGGCAGTACGTTCAACCCAAGCGCGGCCGGTGTAGGCACCCATGTTCTAACTTACACGCTGGCCGATACGCTCGGCTGCGGCACCCTATCCCGCACCATTGTAGTGGATGCCCAGCCCACCGTATCTGCTGGCCGTGATACCACGCTTTGCTCTGATCAGACAAGGGCGTTCCGTCTTTTGCGCGCCTCACCAGCCGGGGGCGTCTGGAGTGGTACCGGGGTGACGGCCGATGGAATGTTCACCCCACCTAACACTAATAATCTGGGGGGCATTTTTAGCATCGACTATACTGTAACTGTAGGGGTTTGCAAAATCGTCTCTACTCGTAAAGTAATCATCGCGCCCACTTCATCCACCAACGTAAGTCTGAATACGCCTGAGTGCCAGGCGGCCCCCGAGTACACAGGCTTAGCACCCTTCACAATGCAATTTTCGCCCATATTGGCCGGTGGTAGCTTCAGCTGGGATTTCGGCGACGGTACGACTTCTAATGAGGAATCGCCTAGCCATGTATATGAAAACCCCGGTACGTACCCCGTTCAGCTTACGGCCCGGTACGCGGGGTGCACTGTCGTCACGCAGTTTGCGGCCGTACGAGTAGGGAAGGTGCAAATGCCGAATATTTTTACGCCCAACAACGACAACCTAAACGATACATTTGCCCCCCGCATTAGCTGCAAGAACGCCCACCTGACGGTATTTACCCGCTGGGGTAGCAAAGTGTACGAAGCGGACAATTATCAGAATGACTGGGGCGGCGACAAGCTACCTGATGGTGTGTACTATTATCTGCTGCGCGACACGGAAGGCAAATCAGCGAAAGGCTGGGTAGAGATAAAACGCTAGGCTACTACCGCTCAAATCATGTCATCGACGCAGCCTTGCATTCAGCCGAATATTGTACTATCTTTGCACCAGCAATGAAGTTAAAAAGAGGGGACGAGTCGTCCCCTCTTTCTTTTGTCACCTAGTTCAGTCTTTATGCACTTTGACCGTACCCAACTGCTCGAAATGCTCCAGGAAAGCTTATCTGGCCCGGAGTTATTCGTAGTGGGCCTTACTGTGTCCGACTCTGCCGTTCGCCCCAAGATTACGGCTATCCTAGACAGTGAGCAGGGTATGGGTATTGAAGAATACGCTCGTGTAAGTCGCCGCTTGGCTCACCGTATCGACGAGGCATATGGCGAAGAAGCCAGTTATACTCTGGAAGTTACCTCCCCCGGGGCCGACCAGCCGCTAGCTGATTCTCGCCAGTACACCCGCCACGTGGGCCGCAAGTTGCAGCTAAAACTCACGGATGGCACTGAGAAGATCGGTGCTCTCGAAGCGACTGAGACAGAAGGCATCCAACTGGCTGAGGAAATAAAAGAAAAGAGTAAAACGAAGACGCTGCCCACCGCATTTATCCCCTTCTCAACTATCGCGGAGGCTAGGGTCGTGATTTCATTTAAATAGGAATGCAGGTTTTCTTGAATGAAGCCTCTCACCCGGCTTTATTCAACTTCTGGGGGGCAAATTTCCAGCCCTAGCAACTGCTGCTTAACCGGTAATATCTGCTTAAATTGTAACTGCTGCTTGCTTTTCGCATCTGCGCAATCTCTTTAAATCTGCAAAATCTGTGATTTATGAACAGCAACGTGCTAATTGAATCGTTCGCCGAGTTCGCCCGCTCCAAGAACATCGACCGTCCCACAATGATGAGCATTCTGGAGGACGTGTTTCGCACGATGATCCGGAAAAAGTACACGACTGACGAGAACTTCGACGTAATTTTAAACGTGGACCAAGGTGACTTGGAAATTTGGCGTAACCGCGAAATCGTGGACGACAATTCTGAGGATATCTGGGATTTCGATAAAATTCCGTTGACCGAAGCCCAGAAAATCGAAGCCGACTTTGAAGTAGGCGAGCAAGTAGCCGAAGAGGTAAAGCTCGAGGACTTTGGTCGCCGTGCGGTGCTCATGGCGCGTCAAACGTTGATTCAACGAGTGAAAGATTTAGAGCGCGACCATCTCTACCAGCAATACAAAGACCAGGTAGGCGAAATCGTGACCGGCGAAGTATATCAGGTTTGGAGCCGTGAGGCGCTTATCTTAGATAAAGAAGAAAACGAACTGGTACTGCCCAAGTCGGAGCAAATCCCGAAAGACCGTTACCGCAAGGGTGACAACGTACGTGCTGTAGTGCACCGCGTTGAAATTATTAATGGTACACCCAAAATCATCTTGTCGCGGGCTGCACCAGCCTTTTTGGAGCGTTTGTTTGAGCAGGAAGTGCCCGAGATTTATGATGGTCTAATCACCATCAAGAATATTGTGCGCGAACCCGGTGAGCGGGCGAAAGTTGCTGTAGAAAGCTACGACGACCGTATTGACCCGGTAGGTGCTTGCGTAGGTATGAAAGGTGCTCGTATTCATGCTGTTGTGCGTGAGTTAGAGAACGAGAATATTGACGTTATCAACTACACAGATAACTTAGAGCTATATATTCAGCGGGCATTATCGCCTGCTAAGATTGGCTCGATGAAAATCAATGAACAAACTGGTAGGGTTTCCGTGTTCTTAAAGCCCGACCAAGTGAGTTTGGCCATTGGCCGCGGCGGTGCCAACATCAAATTGGCCAGCCGTTTGGTAGGAATGGAAATTGATGTGTTCCGCGAAGCCGGTGACTACGACGAGGATATCGCCCTCGACGAGTTCCAGGACGAAGTAGAGCCTTGGATACTGGCTGAATTGAAAAAAATCGGCCTTGACACGGGCCGCGCCGTACTAGCCGTCAGCAAGGAAGATATCGTGCGCCGCACGGAACTGGAAGAGGAAACTGTCGAAGACCTCTTCCGCATCATCAAGCAAGAATTCGACGACAACGAAGAACAGGAAGAACAAGCAAATTCCGGCGACGCGCAATGAGTGCGCGGCGGCCGGTCCGGCAAGGGCGTTGAATTGTGCCAAGCGGCGCTATTCAACGCCGTTCGGCAAGATTTAATGTAGTACCTTTGCACCTCAATACGAGTATCGTTCGCGAGCACAGAATGGCGGAAGTAGCAACTAAACGGCTGAATCAGGCGGCCAAAGACCTGAACGTTGGATTGTCCACTATCGTGGATTTTCTGGCGGGGAAAGGGCACCAGATCGAGAATAAGCCAACGACCAAGCTAACGGCCGAGCAGGTTTCCCTGCTCGACAAGGCTT
The window above is part of the Hymenobacter radiodurans genome. Proteins encoded here:
- a CDS encoding DUF7948 domain-containing protein — protein: MLYSTVRLLLSTVLLAASVVVPVQAKPAASAPTTKSLEFVENRGQWDARAHYMAELPGGRLFLEKTGFTYAFADPQALRHHQEHTTSGSGPVSEKLRAHAYRVTFEGGSSGTVLTPDEPTAGFRNYFLGNDAKHWAAKVRGFRQVNYANVYPRISAKVYENAGGNLEYDFTVQPGGKPSNIRLRYTGAERLSLENGQLVVQTSVGIVTEQMPKAWQEINGQRVPVTCAFVLEKNVVSFRLGTYDSRQPLIIDPTVIFSSFTGSTADNWGYTATYDAQGNMYSGGIVFGLGYPASPGAFSQSFGGGVDVAIIKYNTSARGSAARLYATYLGGNLIDAPHSLVVNSQNELIILGSTGSSNFPVSRTTFDDSFNGGPRVDPQAGGPGMNYDAGADIFLAKLNSTGSTLVASTFIGGSGTDGIIQGNTGLTQNYGDEFRGDVITDTEGNVYIASTTTSTNFPARNSFRNAPLGAILMRLS
- a CDS encoding T9SS type B sorting domain-containing protein — protein: MKLSADFRTVVWASYLGGSGADGAYSIQIDDDRNVYVSGGTTSTNLAGTSGRYQPQLRGGVDGFVARISSDGLALTHATYVGTPETDQTYFLQLDAVANIYILGQTRGSFPRTPGLYGVDNGRQFVQKLDNTLTTSLYSTTFGSGRAAPDLSLTAFLVDDCERIYVSGWGGSTNSNGGNTQGLPTTADASQRTTDGSDFYIVQFTPGMKAIEYATFFGQNGGRGEHVDGGTSRFDKRGAIYQAVCGGCGGSSGFPVPPGANYYSTTNNAGNCNNAAFKIDFAAQVVNPGPNRTVCYNAGPQRLGGTPTGGIWSGPGVTAIAGGGYQFTPSASLVGRNTLTYTVNTTGVCLSTKLLRMTVTPEAVITFAPPAIVCSNTTAVPLTATPAGGTFSGRGVTGSTFNPSAAGVGTHVLTYTLADTLGCGTLSRTIVVDAQPTVSAGRDTTLCSDQTRAFRLLRASPAGGVWSGTGVTADGMFTPPNTNNLGGIFSIDYTVTVGVCKIVSTRKVIIAPTSSTNVSLNTPECQAAPEYTGLAPFTMQFSPILAGGSFSWDFGDGTTSNEESPSHVYENPGTYPVQLTARYAGCTVVTQFAAVRVGKVQMPNIFTPNNDNLNDTFAPRISCKNAHLTVFTRWGSKVYEADNYQNDWGGDKLPDGVYYYLLRDTEGKSAKGWVEIKR
- a CDS encoding ribosome maturation factor RimP, with protein sequence MHFDRTQLLEMLQESLSGPELFVVGLTVSDSAVRPKITAILDSEQGMGIEEYARVSRRLAHRIDEAYGEEASYTLEVTSPGADQPLADSRQYTRHVGRKLQLKLTDGTEKIGALEATETEGIQLAEEIKEKSKTKTLPTAFIPFSTIAEARVVISFK
- the nusA gene encoding transcription termination factor NusA, which translates into the protein MNSNVLIESFAEFARSKNIDRPTMMSILEDVFRTMIRKKYTTDENFDVILNVDQGDLEIWRNREIVDDNSEDIWDFDKIPLTEAQKIEADFEVGEQVAEEVKLEDFGRRAVLMARQTLIQRVKDLERDHLYQQYKDQVGEIVTGEVYQVWSREALILDKEENELVLPKSEQIPKDRYRKGDNVRAVVHRVEIINGTPKIILSRAAPAFLERLFEQEVPEIYDGLITIKNIVREPGERAKVAVESYDDRIDPVGACVGMKGARIHAVVRELENENIDVINYTDNLELYIQRALSPAKIGSMKINEQTGRVSVFLKPDQVSLAIGRGGANIKLASRLVGMEIDVFREAGDYDEDIALDEFQDEVEPWILAELKKIGLDTGRAVLAVSKEDIVRRTELEEETVEDLFRIIKQEFDDNEEQEEQANSGDAQ